One window of Gloeothece citriformis PCC 7424 genomic DNA carries:
- a CDS encoding SUMF1/EgtB/PvdO family nonheme iron enzyme, whose amino-acid sequence MVSTAITPQSTPLTIDDIPPNSPEENLEESGGSNQSNIFQILISAPLLREDSITPVEALSIQKEIDEIVRVIEDLPNSIQLEIRVDIATSETLHRILTSNPKPLIIHFIGHGMTAEDEIALLLENNVGLARPFLERELRFLLDGAKEPPCQLVLLNACHSGGLAKALVNSGVPHVIAINASDQVLDIAARCFAKNFYRLLLNENTVLDSFLQGRKGVLINDELKKLFNPKTYQQDINLEEYFKFELLPNSNSHDELIQLKFTRFGNIRSPKWENTNLAQEDITFVGRRQEIYQRAVDLEQHSCLALHGMGGMGKTVLAKAAGRWQHERKRYRDGVWFINLRSISTLSDARLKLVNELEDLTDSQKKQGQQSNRNLAKVLEDSHRLLILDDLDQLLEKNPDDLVDFLNQLRNCRRLKLLLTSRKDIPTDVFHHSCEILTMNQAEAIETFKKYASKNKEWLASNSQSQQDFTEIIEFLDGYPLPLKLAASYLQEKRCDIRRLKNKIWQALEGTHRRNRSKQTSLTITLDLSYQLLPPAAKDMFLRLAIFPGGLSEELVISVWGEESLEMLETLLDHSMAEKVEDAKDWRVRLPEPARQYAETKQIDSPMERYAPQILEYFYNFVQEITEQLEQRELSLKEAQQKIYLEQSNLNHFLNWGYEYEQSQANVSRSGRITLLLKNYWQENLSKTEFLQKLDSAIKGANRNRDKLTEADLYKLKGNFYQTSQELEDALECYHRAVELYQVQTETLKAAETYIELGKIQQSQKKWEEAISSYEKALTKYQLQQCQSGIAQAKNLIRYVQIIKNLLLLTFETVFVNKNGKIIERKPCQVYYYDEPLGKNVEPVRMIYIPEGEFMMGSPENEKSHHNTESPQYRVKVSQFFISQTPVTQAQWRAIANLPQIRRELKLNPSYFQGDNNPVERVNWYDGIEFCARLSHYTGRDYRLPSETEWEYACRGGTTTPFHFGETITTKLANYNGDYTYADESEGKYQGKTTSVCTFPANLFGLYDMHGNVWEWCLDPWHENYNDAPIDGNVWDEQNKNDNYYQNIVKSSKTLLTDKRLRVRRGGSWFSNPDNCRSAYRYNRIPGLDNFNIGFRVVVGVPRT is encoded by the coding sequence ATGGTTTCAACAGCAATAACGCCTCAATCTACTCCTTTAACTATAGATGACATTCCGCCCAATTCTCCAGAGGAAAATTTAGAAGAAAGTGGAGGAAGTAATCAAAGCAATATTTTTCAAATTTTGATATCCGCACCGTTGTTAAGGGAAGATTCAATCACGCCAGTAGAAGCTTTATCGATTCAAAAAGAAATCGATGAAATTGTCAGGGTTATTGAAGATTTGCCTAACTCAATTCAATTAGAAATTAGGGTAGATATAGCGACTTCAGAAACCTTACATCGAATATTAACCAGTAACCCAAAGCCTTTAATTATTCATTTTATCGGTCATGGAATGACAGCAGAAGACGAAATCGCCTTGCTGTTAGAAAATAATGTCGGACTAGCAAGACCTTTTTTAGAAAGAGAGTTAAGATTTTTACTAGATGGAGCAAAAGAACCCCCTTGTCAGTTAGTATTATTAAATGCTTGTCACAGTGGAGGATTGGCTAAAGCACTGGTTAATAGTGGAGTTCCTCATGTAATAGCGATTAATGCTTCTGATCAAGTTTTAGATATAGCTGCCAGATGTTTTGCTAAGAATTTTTATCGTTTACTGCTTAATGAAAATACGGTTTTAGATAGTTTTTTGCAGGGAAGAAAAGGGGTTTTAATTAATGATGAATTGAAAAAATTATTCAATCCTAAAACTTATCAACAAGATATTAACTTAGAGGAATATTTTAAATTTGAATTATTACCTAATTCTAACTCTCATGATGAGCTAATACAATTAAAGTTTACTCGGTTTGGAAATATCAGATCGCCTAAATGGGAAAATACTAATTTAGCACAAGAAGACATAACATTTGTAGGACGTAGACAAGAAATTTATCAAAGAGCGGTTGATTTAGAGCAACATTCTTGTCTTGCTTTGCATGGCATGGGAGGCATGGGTAAAACCGTATTAGCAAAAGCGGCAGGACGTTGGCAACATGAAAGAAAACGTTATCGAGACGGGGTATGGTTTATTAATTTACGCTCAATTTCTACTCTATCAGATGCTAGATTAAAGTTAGTTAATGAGTTGGAAGATCTCACAGACTCCCAAAAAAAGCAAGGACAACAATCTAATCGAAATTTAGCTAAAGTATTAGAGGATAGTCATAGGTTACTTATTTTAGATGATTTAGATCAATTACTCGAAAAAAATCCAGATGATTTAGTTGATTTTTTAAACCAGTTAAGAAATTGCCGCCGTCTAAAATTACTTTTAACGTCTCGGAAAGATATACCAACAGATGTCTTTCATCATAGTTGTGAAATTTTGACTATGAATCAAGCAGAAGCAATAGAAACTTTTAAAAAATATGCGTCAAAAAATAAAGAATGGCTTGCTAGTAATTCCCAATCGCAACAAGATTTTACAGAGATTATAGAGTTTTTAGATGGCTATCCTTTACCTCTTAAATTAGCCGCCTCTTATTTGCAAGAGAAACGTTGTGATATTAGGCGTTTGAAAAATAAAATTTGGCAAGCTTTAGAAGGTACTCATAGAAGAAATCGAAGTAAACAGACGAGCTTAACTATAACTCTTGATTTATCTTATCAATTGTTACCTCCAGCAGCAAAAGATATGTTTCTGAGATTAGCTATATTTCCTGGGGGATTAAGTGAAGAGTTAGTAATTTCAGTTTGGGGAGAAGAAAGTCTAGAGATGTTGGAAACCTTGTTAGATCATTCGATGGCGGAGAAGGTAGAAGATGCAAAAGATTGGCGAGTAAGATTACCAGAACCGGCGCGTCAGTATGCGGAAACTAAACAAATAGATAGTCCAATGGAACGTTACGCGCCTCAAATATTGGAGTATTTTTATAATTTTGTTCAAGAAATTACTGAACAACTGGAACAAAGAGAATTATCTCTAAAAGAGGCACAGCAGAAAATTTATCTTGAACAATCTAATCTTAATCATTTCCTAAATTGGGGTTATGAATACGAACAAAGTCAAGCTAATGTTAGTCGGAGTGGAAGAATTACACTTTTATTAAAAAACTATTGGCAGGAAAATTTATCTAAAACAGAATTTTTACAAAAATTGGATAGTGCTATAAAGGGAGCAAACAGAAATCGAGATAAGTTAACTGAAGCAGATTTATATAAGTTGAAAGGGAATTTTTATCAAACTTCTCAAGAGTTAGAGGATGCTTTAGAATGTTATCATCGAGCGGTTGAGTTATATCAAGTTCAAACAGAAACCTTAAAAGCTGCCGAAACTTATATAGAACTAGGAAAAATACAGCAATCACAAAAAAAGTGGGAAGAAGCAATAAGCAGCTATGAAAAAGCACTAACTAAATATCAATTACAACAATGTCAATCAGGAATTGCTCAAGCAAAAAACTTAATTAGATATGTTCAAATTATTAAGAATTTATTGTTATTGACATTTGAAACTGTATTTGTCAACAAAAATGGTAAAATTATCGAGAGGAAACCTTGTCAAGTTTATTATTATGATGAACCATTAGGAAAAAATGTTGAACCTGTACGGATGATTTATATTCCAGAAGGAGAGTTTATGATGGGTTCTCCAGAAAATGAAAAAAGTCACCATAACACAGAAAGTCCTCAATATCGTGTTAAAGTCTCTCAGTTTTTTATCAGTCAAACTCCTGTTACTCAAGCACAATGGAGAGCGATCGCTAACTTACCACAAATCAGACGAGAACTTAAACTTAATCCTTCCTACTTTCAAGGAGATAACAATCCTGTTGAGCGTGTTAACTGGTATGATGGGATTGAATTTTGCGCCCGTTTATCCCATTATACAGGGAGAGATTACCGTCTTCCATCAGAGACAGAATGGGAATATGCTTGCCGAGGGGGAACAACGACCCCTTTTCATTTTGGGGAAACGATTACCACCAAGTTAGCTAATTATAATGGGGATTATACTTATGCTGATGAATCAGAGGGCAAATATCAAGGAAAAACAACGTCTGTTTGTACTTTTCCTGCTAATCTTTTCGGTTTATACGATATGCACGGCAATGTCTGGGAATGGTGTTTAGATCCTTGGCATGAGAATTATAATGATGCTCCGATAGATGGTAACGTATGGGATGAGCAAAATAAAAATGATAATTATTATCAAAATATTGTTAAAAGTAGTAAAACTTTATTGACAGATAAGCGACTTCGTGTAAGACGCGGCGGTTCTTGGTTCAGCAATCCTGATAACTGTCGCTCCGCTTACCGCTACAACCGCATCCCCGGCCTCGACAACTTCAATATCGGGTTTCGGGTGGTGGTGGGTGTGCCCAGGACTTAA
- a CDS encoding Rpn family recombination-promoting nuclease/putative transposase has protein sequence MKTDTIFYRLFQSFPGIFFELLNYAPTEAENYQFSSVEIKQLAFRLDGVFLPSETAPDKPIYFAEVQFQSDGNFYSRFFAQIFLYLDKSPLSNDWRGAVIYPTRQVESRQIQRYQELLTSGRVRRIYLDELGEINQLSLELATVKLVTVESENAISIGRQLVERSRQQILDDNQLKEILQLIETILIYKLPKSSRQEIEAMFSLSDLKQTKVYQEALEEGREEGLQEGELRGRQKAKLESVPRLLALGLSVEQVASALDLTIEQVRQVASNQSQD, from the coding sequence GTGAAAACAGATACCATTTTTTATCGACTTTTTCAATCATTCCCAGGTATTTTTTTTGAATTATTGAACTATGCCCCAACTGAAGCGGAAAATTATCAATTTTCTTCGGTTGAAATCAAACAATTAGCGTTTCGCCTCGATGGGGTGTTTCTGCCTTCCGAGACTGCACCGGATAAACCAATTTATTTTGCTGAAGTTCAATTTCAAAGTGATGGTAATTTTTATTCTCGTTTCTTTGCTCAAATTTTTCTTTATCTGGATAAAAGTCCCTTAAGTAATGATTGGCGCGGCGCAGTGATTTATCCTACCCGTCAAGTAGAGTCGAGGCAAATTCAACGATATCAAGAATTATTGACCAGTGGACGAGTCAGGCGAATTTATTTAGATGAATTGGGGGAAATTAATCAGTTATCTTTGGAATTAGCTACGGTTAAATTAGTGACGGTAGAGTCGGAAAATGCTATTAGTATAGGGAGACAATTAGTTGAGCGCAGTCGACAACAGATACTTGATGACAATCAACTGAAAGAAATTCTACAATTAATAGAGACAATCTTAATTTATAAGTTACCTAAAAGTAGTCGGCAGGAGATAGAAGCTATGTTTAGTTTGAGTGATTTAAAACAGACGAAAGTTTATCAAGAAGCTTTGGAAGAAGGCCGAGAAGAGGGACTACAAGAAGGAGAACTTAGGGGACGACAAAAAGCTAAACTAGAATCAGTTCCCCGTTTGTTAGCATTGGGGTTAAGTGTTGAGCAAGTAGCAAGCGCTCTAGATTTAACTATAGAACAAGTCCGACAAGTCGCATCTAATCAGTCTCAAGATTAA
- a CDS encoding DUF2854 domain-containing protein, whose translation MLRKISLASLGLTVGGILTIIGFIAYATGNATLNLAGLFYGVPILLGGLALKSAELKPVPYSQPVSPEIVTLREQQATPTQNQIRKDITRYRYGQEAHLDESLERLGLSPLDEERPVLETLQETSIDGAYALILEFNSPFISWDMWQEKQEKIEKFFGPGIRAQITQPDEKRIDLALITVPQPQS comes from the coding sequence ATGTTACGCAAAATTTCTTTAGCTTCTTTAGGATTAACCGTCGGTGGAATCTTAACTATTATTGGATTTATTGCCTATGCTACGGGCAATGCAACTTTAAATTTAGCCGGTTTATTTTACGGTGTTCCGATTTTATTGGGGGGTTTAGCGCTCAAGTCGGCTGAACTTAAACCCGTTCCCTATAGTCAGCCGGTTTCTCCTGAAATTGTCACCTTAAGGGAGCAACAAGCGACTCCTACCCAAAATCAAATCCGTAAAGATATTACTCGTTATCGCTATGGACAGGAAGCCCATTTAGATGAGTCTTTAGAACGTTTGGGGTTAAGTCCTCTTGATGAAGAAAGACCGGTTTTAGAAACTCTTCAAGAAACCTCTATTGATGGGGCTTATGCTTTAATTTTAGAGTTTAATTCTCCGTTTATTTCTTGGGATATGTGGCAAGAAAAGCAAGAGAAAATCGAAAAGTTTTTCGGTCCCGGTATTCGCGCCCAAATTACTCAACCGGATGAAAAAAGAATTGATCTCGCTTTAATTACAGTTCCTCAACCTCAATCATAA
- a CDS encoding AAA-like domain-containing protein, translating into MSDRTGLTADTLIKVFACESKVDKQTLKCCFETFNLTLEDNDYFYPDIDSEEDFLTLTDSKNSYYSSDSPTLREEPLIYVERPPIESICYETLQQPGALIRIKGSSLMGKTLLISRVLAQLGQQGYRTLRLSLELADRQTHLTQLNKFLRWFCLNLSRELKLSNCLDDYWDEEGMGAKVSCTTYMEDYLLTQGNKPLVLCIDDVDLLFPHPEIYEDFFGLLRSWYEKARTRKRWQKLRLVLVHSTNVYIRLNINQSPFNVGLPIELADFTEVQVQELAQQHDIKLTPSEIANLMNMIGGHPYLLMTTFAYLKSHPNLTLKQILQEAPTDAGIYGSVLREFWFNLKTHPELTGTLKKIVTSSKPVQVEPVQAYQLHSMGLVHLSGNYVQPRYNLYRLYFSSHIKDM; encoded by the coding sequence ATGAGCGATCGCACAGGATTAACGGCTGATACTTTGATAAAAGTCTTTGCTTGTGAATCCAAAGTTGATAAGCAAACCTTAAAATGTTGCTTTGAAACCTTTAATCTGACTTTAGAAGATAATGACTATTTTTATCCGGATATTGATAGTGAGGAAGATTTTCTAACCCTTACCGATTCAAAAAATAGCTATTATTCCAGTGATTCTCCTACTCTTCGAGAAGAACCCTTAATTTATGTAGAACGTCCTCCGATCGAATCAATTTGTTATGAAACTCTTCAACAACCCGGCGCATTAATCCGCATAAAAGGGTCTAGTTTGATGGGAAAAACCCTTTTAATTAGTAGAGTTTTAGCCCAATTAGGACAACAAGGATATCGAACTCTTCGTTTAAGTTTAGAGTTAGCCGATCGACAAACCCATTTAACTCAACTTAATAAATTTTTACGTTGGTTTTGCTTAAATTTATCTAGAGAATTAAAATTATCTAACTGTTTAGATGATTATTGGGATGAAGAAGGGATGGGAGCAAAAGTCAGTTGTACGACTTACATGGAAGACTATCTATTAACTCAAGGGAATAAACCGTTAGTTTTATGTATAGATGATGTAGACTTACTGTTTCCTCATCCTGAAATTTACGAAGACTTTTTTGGATTATTACGCTCTTGGTATGAAAAGGCAAGAACTCGAAAACGTTGGCAAAAACTAAGGTTAGTCTTGGTACATTCGACTAATGTTTACATTCGTCTTAATATTAATCAATCCCCTTTTAATGTAGGATTACCGATAGAACTTGCCGATTTTACAGAAGTTCAAGTGCAAGAACTAGCTCAACAACACGATATAAAATTAACTCCTAGTGAGATTGCCAATCTTATGAATATGATCGGAGGACACCCTTATTTATTAATGACTACTTTTGCTTATCTTAAAAGTCATCCAAACTTAACTCTAAAACAAATTTTACAAGAAGCTCCCACAGATGCCGGCATTTATGGCTCTGTTTTAAGAGAGTTTTGGTTTAATCTGAAAACTCACCCAGAACTAACAGGAACTCTCAAAAAAATTGTGACTTCTAGTAAACCTGTTCAAGTTGAACCTGTACAAGCTTATCAACTTCATAGTATGGGGTTAGTTCATCTTTCTGGGAATTATGTTCAACCTCGTTACAATTTATATCGCTTATATTTTTCTAGCCATATTAAAGATATGTAA
- a CDS encoding DNA gyrase subunit B: MTSNYGAEQIQVLEGLEPVRKRPGMYIGSTGPRGLHHLVYEVVDNSIDEALAGYCTHIEVDINSDGSVTVTDDGRGIPTDTHPTTGKSALETVMTVLHAGGKFGGGGYKVSGGLHGVGVSVVNALSEWVNVTVWRDKNVFTQRYERGVPVTALESQPDSNHSTGTSVSFLPDVQIFTGGIEFDYNTLAGRLRELAYLNAGARITFTDNRGEQPRVESYCYEGGIKEYVAYMCREKQPLHEEIIYVQGERNGIYIEVALQWYIDTYNDNLLGFANNIRTIDGGTHLEGLKAVLTRTINNVARKRNKIKDNEPNLAGENVREGLTGVISVKVPEPEFEGQTKTKLGNTEVRGIVDSLVGEVLGEYLEFHPQIADAIIEKAVQAFKAAEAARRARELVRRKSVLESSPLPGKLADCSERDPARSEIFIVEGDSAGGSAKQGRDRRSQAILPLRGKILNIEKTDDAKIYKNNEIQSLITALGLGIKGEEFEASQLRYHRIIIMSVAGDEPTLVADDTGKTEFVEIGKFIDECIEGSRAAERYQVISFDPVTHTTRFSPLKAVIRHAHEEPMYKITTRYNRSIKVTSSHSVFVYENGEVCLKKGNEIKPGDLLVASRRLPRPSETPTKIDLLKVFYQAGLIDSLYLEGEEVRQIASQRVLAKVENSQLMSEPRVLLEVQEWQKLIEQRQSGGISQKAVAAVCGVKQPITISHWERGINRPTLPHFLSYLDAIGGNENVVYQTLPSKIDQLLAQDDTSKNARWREVSAYKPFNWFTPSELAKLGDQVKIVPQAHTEKAFNRYLPITPELMWFLGWYVAEGTLSQHQVSLNIGKKDEPFIPELTAAIQKTFGETPRCYYDPDSQAIKLYFHSVAAARLLKAWNLAQSAHQKQLPDIVFSLSENLQLGFLEGYFLGDGTTNGQSLSLTTNSKQLKDGLLYLLGQLGLIASPTEHQPSTPPDASIQTRYPYYTITICGKAQLKTCRSIWQRHPNATQLDNHLENPTHKSQDHVIISDDLIGLKVITNEEIELVGDYVYDFSVEGDENFVCGVGGLCAHNTDADVDGAHIRTLLLTFFYRYQRAIVDQGYIYIACPPLYKVERGRNHRYCYNERELQQYINELPPNANYSIQRFKGLGEMMPQQLWDTTMNPETRMIKQVEIEDAAKAEELFTILMGDRVSPRRDFIETHGPRLNLNDLDI, translated from the coding sequence ATGACGAGCAACTACGGTGCTGAACAAATACAAGTTCTTGAAGGTCTCGAACCGGTACGGAAACGTCCGGGGATGTATATCGGGTCAACAGGGCCAAGAGGACTACACCATCTTGTTTATGAAGTCGTCGATAACTCTATTGATGAAGCTTTAGCCGGGTATTGTACTCACATCGAAGTCGACATTAATTCCGATGGTTCTGTCACCGTAACCGATGATGGACGAGGAATCCCGACTGATACCCATCCTACCACAGGTAAATCGGCTTTAGAAACAGTTATGACCGTTCTGCACGCCGGCGGTAAATTTGGCGGTGGGGGTTATAAGGTATCTGGGGGACTTCATGGAGTAGGGGTTTCGGTGGTCAATGCCCTTTCAGAATGGGTCAATGTTACGGTCTGGCGAGATAAAAATGTTTTTACTCAACGCTATGAACGAGGCGTTCCCGTCACCGCTTTAGAAAGTCAACCTGACTCTAACCACTCAACCGGAACATCGGTATCTTTTTTGCCGGATGTTCAAATTTTTACCGGCGGGATTGAGTTTGACTATAATACCCTGGCAGGACGGTTACGAGAACTGGCCTATCTCAATGCAGGAGCGAGAATTACCTTCACCGACAACCGAGGAGAACAACCCAGAGTAGAAAGTTATTGTTATGAAGGGGGGATTAAAGAATATGTCGCCTATATGTGTCGGGAAAAGCAACCCCTTCACGAAGAGATTATTTATGTACAAGGGGAACGAAACGGAATCTATATAGAGGTCGCGCTTCAGTGGTATATAGATACCTATAATGATAATCTGCTTGGGTTTGCCAATAATATCCGCACCATTGACGGAGGAACACACTTAGAAGGATTAAAAGCTGTCCTCACCCGCACGATTAATAATGTTGCCCGCAAGCGCAATAAAATTAAAGACAATGAACCTAATTTAGCCGGGGAAAACGTCAGAGAAGGGTTAACGGGTGTGATTTCGGTTAAAGTGCCGGAACCGGAATTTGAAGGACAAACCAAAACTAAACTCGGTAATACAGAAGTTCGCGGCATTGTAGATTCTTTAGTCGGAGAAGTTTTAGGGGAATATTTAGAATTTCATCCTCAAATAGCCGATGCGATTATTGAAAAAGCCGTACAAGCTTTTAAAGCCGCAGAAGCCGCCCGCCGGGCGCGAGAATTAGTTCGACGTAAGTCGGTTTTAGAATCGTCTCCTTTACCCGGTAAATTAGCAGATTGTAGCGAACGAGATCCGGCTCGATCGGAAATCTTTATCGTTGAGGGAGATAGTGCTGGCGGATCAGCAAAACAAGGGCGCGATCGACGCTCTCAAGCTATTCTTCCTTTACGGGGTAAAATCCTCAACATCGAAAAAACCGATGATGCCAAAATTTACAAAAATAATGAAATACAATCTTTGATCACTGCTTTAGGGTTAGGCATTAAGGGAGAAGAATTTGAGGCATCCCAATTGCGCTATCATCGCATCATTATTATGAGTGTTGCTGGAGATGAACCCACCCTAGTTGCTGATGATACAGGTAAAACCGAATTTGTAGAAATTGGCAAATTCATTGATGAATGTATCGAAGGTTCTCGCGCTGCTGAACGTTATCAGGTGATCTCTTTTGATCCGGTGACTCATACGACTCGGTTTAGTCCTCTTAAAGCAGTGATTCGTCACGCTCATGAAGAACCGATGTATAAAATTACGACGCGCTATAATCGCTCAATAAAAGTCACTTCATCCCATAGCGTCTTTGTCTATGAAAATGGAGAAGTTTGTCTGAAAAAAGGCAATGAAATTAAACCGGGCGATTTATTAGTAGCTAGTCGCCGCTTACCTCGTCCTTCAGAAACTCCCACAAAAATTGATTTACTAAAGGTTTTCTATCAAGCGGGGTTAATTGACTCTCTCTACCTAGAAGGAGAAGAGGTACGCCAAATTGCCAGTCAGCGAGTCTTAGCGAAAGTCGAAAACTCACAGTTAATGAGTGAACCAAGGGTTTTATTAGAGGTTCAAGAATGGCAAAAACTAATTGAACAGCGTCAAAGCGGAGGCATTTCTCAAAAAGCAGTGGCCGCTGTATGCGGAGTCAAACAACCCATCACCATTAGTCATTGGGAAAGAGGAATTAATCGACCCACTTTACCCCATTTTCTCAGTTATCTTGATGCGATCGGGGGCAATGAAAATGTTGTTTATCAAACTTTACCCTCAAAAATTGATCAATTACTGGCTCAAGATGACACCAGTAAAAACGCTCGATGGCGTGAAGTTAGTGCTTATAAACCTTTTAACTGGTTTACTCCCAGTGAATTAGCCAAATTAGGAGATCAGGTTAAAATCGTCCCCCAAGCTCACACCGAAAAAGCGTTTAATCGTTATCTTCCCATTACCCCTGAGTTAATGTGGTTTTTGGGGTGGTATGTTGCTGAAGGAACTCTTAGTCAACATCAAGTTAGCTTAAATATAGGCAAAAAAGATGAACCTTTTATCCCTGAATTAACCGCAGCCATTCAAAAAACCTTTGGGGAAACTCCCCGATGCTATTATGATCCTGATAGTCAGGCCATAAAGCTTTATTTTCACAGTGTAGCAGCAGCGCGTTTACTCAAAGCTTGGAATCTAGCTCAAAGCGCTCATCAAAAGCAGTTACCCGACATTGTGTTTAGTCTTTCAGAAAATTTACAATTAGGTTTTCTAGAAGGATACTTTTTAGGAGATGGAACAACCAATGGTCAATCTCTTTCTCTAACAACCAATTCTAAACAACTTAAGGATGGGTTACTCTATCTGTTGGGACAATTGGGATTAATTGCTAGTCCTACTGAACATCAACCCTCTACCCCTCCTGATGCTTCCATTCAAACCCGATACCCCTATTACACTATTACAATTTGTGGCAAGGCACAATTAAAAACCTGTCGTTCCATTTGGCAACGTCACCCCAACGCAACCCAACTAGACAATCATTTGGAAAATCCTACTCATAAGAGTCAAGATCATGTCATCATTAGTGATGATTTAATCGGGCTAAAAGTCATAACTAACGAAGAGATTGAGTTAGTCGGTGATTATGTTTATGATTTCTCTGTTGAAGGAGATGAAAACTTTGTCTGTGGTGTCGGGGGGTTATGTGCCCACAATACTGACGCAGACGTAGACGGAGCGCACATCCGTACTTTACTGCTAACGTTCTTCTACCGCTATCAACGCGCCATTGTCGACCAAGGTTACATTTATATCGCTTGTCCTCCTCTGTATAAAGTAGAACGGGGACGTAATCACCGCTACTGTTATAATGAGCGAGAATTACAGCAGTATATCAATGAACTGCCTCCCAATGCGAACTACTCGATTCAACGGTTTAAAGGGTTAGGGGAAATGATGCCTCAACAACTCTGGGATACAACTATGAACCCCGAAACCCGAATGATCAAACAAGTTGAAATTGAGGACGCAGCTAAAGCAGAAGAATTGTTTACTATCTTGATGGGCGATCGCGTTTCACCTCGACGAGACTTTATCGAAACTCACGGGCCCCGATTAAATCTCAACGATTTAGACATTTAA
- the queF gene encoding preQ(1) synthase has translation MSNSIEQQQTPEVPPLKYGEREIAKGELFTFPNPRIGRHYQIHITLPEFTCKCPFSGYPDFATIYLTYVPNEKVVELKAIKLYINNYRDLYISHEEAVNQILDDFVAACDPLEVQIKGDYNPRGNVHTVIEVNYQKAN, from the coding sequence ATGAGTAATTCTATTGAACAACAGCAAACCCCTGAAGTCCCCCCATTAAAATATGGAGAGCGAGAAATCGCTAAAGGAGAGTTATTTACTTTCCCTAATCCTCGTATTGGTCGTCATTATCAAATTCACATTACACTACCTGAATTTACTTGTAAATGTCCTTTTTCCGGCTATCCCGATTTTGCTACGATTTATCTTACTTATGTTCCTAATGAAAAGGTAGTGGAATTAAAGGCTATTAAATTATATATCAATAATTACCGCGATCTCTATATTTCCCATGAAGAGGCTGTCAACCAAATTTTAGATGATTTTGTGGCTGCTTGCGATCCTTTGGAAGTCCAAATTAAGGGAGATTATAACCCTAGGGGCAATGTGCATACCGTGATTGAAGTCAACTATCAAAAAGCTAATTAA
- the sufR gene encoding iron-sulfur cluster biosynthesis transcriptional regulator SufR: MNTTQTVSTKQDILNYLLKFGQATAQTLAETLEISPQAIRRHLKDLETEGLIEHQSVQNGMGRPQYVYGLSRQGRERYPHRYGEFAVSFLDTLVETVGEKQVGEVLRKQWQRKAKEYRDRIGVGSLKERVAKLVQLRQEEGYMAELLLMEKNHTQQQKYILAEHNCAISEVAESYPSVCGHELEMFSAVLPDCIIERTHWINNGEHRCGYLIQPR, encoded by the coding sequence ATGAATACTACGCAGACAGTCTCTACCAAACAAGATATCCTAAATTATTTGTTAAAGTTCGGTCAAGCGACCGCGCAAACTTTAGCGGAAACTTTAGAAATTAGTCCCCAAGCTATTCGTCGTCATTTAAAAGATTTAGAAACCGAAGGACTCATAGAACATCAGTCAGTTCAAAATGGGATGGGACGGCCTCAATATGTTTATGGGTTAAGTCGTCAAGGCCGAGAACGTTATCCTCACCGCTATGGAGAGTTTGCGGTTTCTTTTTTAGATACTCTAGTGGAAACGGTAGGAGAAAAGCAAGTTGGGGAAGTTTTGCGGAAACAATGGCAAAGAAAAGCCAAAGAATACCGCGATCGCATTGGGGTAGGATCGTTAAAAGAAAGAGTGGCTAAATTAGTCCAATTACGACAAGAAGAAGGGTATATGGCTGAATTGTTGCTGATGGAAAAGAACCATACTCAGCAACAGAAATATATTTTAGCGGAACATAATTGTGCTATATCCGAAGTAGCCGAGTCTTATCCGAGTGTCTGCGGGCATGAATTAGAAATGTTCTCAGCCGTTCTCCCTGACTGTATCATAGAACGGACTCACTGGATTAATAACGGAGAACATCGTTGTGGTTATTTAATTCAACCTCGATAA
- a CDS encoding chlororespiratory reduction protein 7, translating into MPDSIMYQEDCFVVLESDKSEEFLTHQELFQKLKELLQTRQIELPRALQKFTSIDEQAKHLMENYSEVDVGPNHYLQWYVVRLEKL; encoded by the coding sequence ATGCCAGACTCCATCATGTATCAAGAGGACTGTTTTGTTGTCCTAGAATCTGATAAAAGTGAGGAATTCCTGACTCATCAAGAATTATTTCAAAAGCTTAAAGAACTCTTACAAACCCGACAAATTGAGTTACCCAGGGCGTTACAGAAATTTACATCAATAGATGAACAGGCCAAACATCTGATGGAAAATTACAGTGAAGTAGATGTTGGCCCTAACCATTATTTACAATGGTATGTAGTACGCTTAGAAAAATTATGA